From a single Brassica rapa cultivar Chiifu-401-42 chromosome A01, CAAS_Brap_v3.01, whole genome shotgun sequence genomic region:
- the LOC103827932 gene encoding mitogen-activated protein kinase kinase kinase 18-like codes for MEWVRGETIGYGTFSTVSLATPSDSGGFPPLMAVKSADSYGATSLVNEKSVLDSLGDCPEIVRCYGEDQTVEKGEKLHNLLLEYAWRGSLATQLMKLNGEGLPESTVRRHTGSLLRGLRHIHSRGFAHCDIKLGNILLFDDGAVKIADFGLARDLTVSREGVEIRGTPLYMAPESVNDNVYGTAADVWALGCAVVEMSSGKTAWSVEEGLNFMSLLIRIGVGDELPKVPEDLSEEGKDFLSKCFVKDPEERWTAEMLLNHPFVAVDCEDNGQREDLFVEVKEKVSTSPRCPFEFSDWEPIASESVMQYQPLDSPVERFESLVSESIPNWSIAQGWVTVR; via the coding sequence ATGGAGTGGGTTCGTGGAGAAACAATTGGATACGGAACGTTTTCAACTGTCAGCCTAGCGACGCCGTCAGATTCCGGCGGTTTCCCGCCTCTTATGGCAGTGAAATCGGCGGACTCTTACGGCGCCACCTCCCTCGTAAACGAGAAGTCGGTGTTGGATTCACTCGGAGACTGCCCTGAGATCGTACGCTGTTACGGCGAGGATCAAACGGTTGAGAAAGGAGAGAAGTTGCATAACTTGCTATTGGAGTATGCTTGGAGAGGAAGCTTAGCGACGCAACTAATGAAACTAAACGGCGAGGGTTTACCGGAATCCACCGTGCGCCGCCACACAGGATCCTTGCTCAGAGGATTACGTCACATCCACTCGAGAGGGTTCGCTCACTGCGATATAAAACTCGGGAATATTCTGTTATTCGACGACGGCGCCGTTAAGATTGCGGATTTCGGTTTGGCGAGAGATTTAACGGTGTCAAGAGAAGGCGTGGAGATCAGAGGGACGCCGTTATATATGGCGCCTGAATCCGTTAACGATAACGTGTACGGAACAGCTGCTGACGTGTGGGCGTTAGGATGCGCCGTAGTGGAGATGTCTAGCGGAAAAACGGCGTGGAGTGTTGAAGAAGGGTTGAACTTCATGTCGCTTTTGATACGAATCGGTGTCGGGGACGAGTTGCCGAAGGTTCCAGAGGACTTGTCGGAAGAAGGAAAAGACTTCTTGTCGAAGTGTTTCGTTAAAGATCCCGAGGAAAGATGGACGGCCGAGATGCTTTTAAACCATCCTTTCGTAGCCGTCGATTGTGAAGACAATGGTCAACGGGAAGACTTATTTGTGGAGGTGAAAGAAAAAGTATCAACGTCGCCGAGATGCCCGTTTGAATTTTCCGATTGGGAACCTATCGCGTCGGAATCAGTCATGCAATATCAGCCGTTGGATTCTCCGGTGGAGAGATTTGAGAGCCTGGTTAGTGAATCGATCCCTAATTGGTCCATCGCACAAGGCTGGGTCACCGTACGGTGA
- the LOC103827920 gene encoding uncharacterized acetyltransferase At3g50280-like, with protein MAGVVVLISSTIVRPVNTIPSGHTKIHLTPFDLTNLHIDYPQRGLLFPKPNPDFHLISRLKASLSLALEIYFPFAGRLAKVENLEDNTVSFFVDCDGSGARFHHAEAKTISVSDLLQPDGSVPDIMKQFFPADDFKNCDGVTEPLLVIQVTEMKDGFFVGYCYNHLVADGVSMWGFINTWSKICSSGSSSGHKPLVLKRWFLEGIDYPIHIPVSEAERAPPSRELSSVPVTKDRVFHFTKKNISDLKSKANSEVGSSDITISSLQAVTAHMWRSIIRYSGLSGEGETHCKVVVDVRRRVDPPLEKDCFGNMIYIQPAIATVEELLDRGLGWGALQINKLVNSQTSENCKKFAEDWVRNVKNLKTGVGSRMVGDSVLVGSSPRFEVYINDFGWGKPVAVRAGPGNNINGKLVLFPGIDEGSIDVQTTLWSDVLVNLLADVEFLEHVTTMV; from the coding sequence ATGGCAGGAGTAGTAGTCCTGATCTCCTCAACCATTGTTCGACCCGTAAACACCATCCCATCGGGTCACACTAAGATCCATCTTACTCCATTTGATCTCACTAATCTTCATATCGACTATCCTCAAAGAGGTCTTCTCTTTCCCAAACCCAATCCTGACTTCCACCTCATCTCTCGACTAAAggcttctctctctctagcctTGGAGATATATTTCCCTTTCGCGGGTCGTCTTGCAAAAGTTGAGAATCTTGAGGACAACACGGTGTCGTTTTTCGTAGACTGCGATGGCTCTGGAGCTAGGTTTCACCACGCCGAAGCTAAAACTATCTCCGTGAGTGACCTTCTTCAACCTGATGGTTCTGTTCCTGATATCATGAAGCAGTTCTTTCCCGCTGACGATTTCAAGAACTGTGATGGAGTTACAGAGCCCTTGCTTGTCATACAAGTCACCGAGATGAAAGACGGCTTCTTTGTCGGATACTGTTACAACCACTTGGTGGCAGACGGTGTTTCCATGTGGGGTTTCATCAACACTTGGTCCAAGATTTGCTCGAGTGGTTCAAGCTCAGGACATAAGCCTCTTGTTCTCAAAAGATGGTTCCTCGAGGGGATCGATTACCCTATCCATATCCCTGTTTCAGAGGCAGAGAGGGCACCACCAAGCCGTGAGCTTTCTTCCGTGCCAGTTACTAAAGATAGGGTTTTTCACTTCACAAAGAAGAATATTTCAGATCTCAAATCTAAAGCCAACAGCGAGGTTGGCTCAAGTGACATAACCATCTCTTCTCTTCAAGCGGTTACGGCTCATATGTGGCGATCAATCATCAGATACAGTGGTCTAAGCGGAGAAGGAGAGACGCATTGCAAAGTAGTAGTGGACGTGAGGAGGAGGGTAGACCCTCCGCTTGAGAAAGATTGTTTTGGTAATATGATCTATATTCAACCAGCCATAGCCACCGTGGAAGAGCTGCTTGATCGTGGCTTGGGTTGGGGTGCCttgcaaataaataaattagtgaACTCGCAAACGAGTGAAAACTGTAAAAAGTTTGCAGAGGATTGGGTTAGAAATGtaaagaacctaaaaacaggtGTTGGGAGTAGAATGGTTGGTGATTCTGTACTTGTCGGAAGCTCTCCCCGGTTCGAGGTGTACATCAACGATTTCGGTTGGGGTAAACCGGTTGCAGTTCGAGCTGGACCGGGCAATAATATCAATGGCAAACTTGTACTTTTTCCGGGAATCGATGAAGGAAGTATTGATGTTCAAACAACACTATGGTCTGATGTTCTAGTGAATCTACTAGCCGATGTTGAATTCTTAGAGCATGTGACTACTATGGTCTGA